The Candidatus Obscuribacterales bacterium DNA segment CAAGCATCCGTGTGACTTATGCTGGGATTCTTCGCCTTTATTTCGCGAATCATTTCTAGGCGCCTCGGAATATCATGAATAGGTTCTGATGTGCAACACCAGTAGTCCATGTGACTGGGCACCAACCTAATAGTCCCGTGCACGCCGCCTACTATTAAAAGAGCCTGACTATCGCGTCGTTTCTGTTCATCGCGGGCGAAATTTTCCACAGCCATTACTTCAGCGTCTGTAAGACGCAACACATCTTTCAACAACCGCAAATCACTAGGATCTTGGCGCAAAAGAATTTTCATGTGTGAGTTTTTCACAACGGAATCAGCTTGCTCTGCCTGTTTGAAAAAGTCTTTCAACTGTTGCGTAATACAAACAAGCATCATACCGTAGTGACGAGCACGTCTGGACAGGTCATCCAACAGTCGAGCGCCTGCCTTGAATCGCATCAGTGTTGCAGCCTCATCAATGATGGCTCCAAATCTAATTCCACGCGCTTTACTTTCCGCCGCTTTCCGTCGTATGAATTCCGCCAAAATAAACATGGCTATTCTTTCCAAGCGAGGTTCGTTGACTTCACGCGTATCAAATACTATTAGGTGTTTTTCGGTATCGATATTTGTATAACCATCGACCAATCCGCCGAAGGCTCCTGTCTTTGTGAACAGAGACAAGCCGCGAGCAAACTGCTGCAATCTTTCTCTCTGTACCGGATCAACTTCATCATTGGCCGCTTGAGCTGTCACACGCGCCAAATCCGACATTGTCGGCACAGTGTTGCGGAACCCTGCATCCATGTAAGCCACTCGAATTAAGCCGTCTAAAAGTGATTTTTCCTCGACGTTCAATTCCTCGCGACCTTCCGGCGAAAGCATGATATCCAGCAGTTGCAAGAGCACGCTTATCTTGTCACCTGAAGGTTCACCGGGTTTGTCTTCCGGTCCCAAATCAAATGGGTTCAATATCAAACCAGCACTTGGTCCCAGGTCTACATAGGCGCACATTTCCGGTCCAAGTAATTCAGTAATGAATCTATAGGCACCAAATCTGTCCACTGTTTTGTCAATCAAGACAAATCGCGTATCAAGAGTCAACATGCGCAGAATCATCATAGACACGGCGAATGATTTACCGGCTCCAGTTGTTCCGACAACGAACATATTGTTAGCGTCTTTGCCTGCTCCTCGGAAAAATGGATTTAAAAGCACCGGTTCACCTGAGGCAATCGCAAAGCCAAATGGAACACCATCAGGTGTGCCGCATTCAGCCGTAAAGAATGGCCAGAACGTGCCAACTACCGGTGCCATCATACGATTGACTATTGCTAGTTTGTCTACACCAACGGCAAGTGTCGACTGCCAAGCGTCTAATTGCAACATTTGCGCTCTATCAAGCAAGGCACCTTTATTCTTAAACACACGACGAATTTCATCCATGTTGTGTGCTAGCTGTTCCGGCTTATGCGCATACGTGTTGACGTAGATACCTACATCGAAAGCTTTATTTGCGCTGCGTAGAAAATCGTGAATAGCAGAAGCAGCGGTACGTGTCGACTCCATGCCTTCTATATCAGGCGTAGCCATTTGAGCAGATGACATCAACCCATACTTAACATCATTCTTGAGTTTCTTACGTACTTGATCTTGATCACAGGTATGAATAAACATGGACAACGTGTATTCAACTTGCAATGTCAGCAAATCAACGAGCCAACCCATCCAAGTTTCATGTGGCGGCTCTTGCAAGTACATTGTGCCAACGTAGCGACCGTCCAGCCAAACATGCTCGTCTGCAATTCGCAAAGCAGATCTAGCCAAGCAAGATGCCTCAGAAATGTCAGGACGTGAAGGTGGAGCCTCGTTGTCGCGCGAAGCTAATGACGGATTGAGATCTGCGTAAATTAGGTTCCTTACGTCCTTGCGCTTCATTGCCTCTGGACGCAAATTTGATAAACGCAACTGTTCAGCAACTGTACGCACCAGTCTGTTGAGATTTTCCACGTACTCTTCATGCTTCTGCAAGGAGCGCCTGCCGCTCCAAGGCTTAGTCATATTTTGAGTGTCGGGAGGCTGATAACTCACAACAACAATGAATTCTCTATCCGGGACGAATTGCACGTCCTGCACGCGACGAAACCACTTGTCCGTATAGTCTGCGTACCATTTGAGATAATCGTTTTTGGTTTTTATCTGCGATTGAAAGCGCGACAGATACTCATCTACGGACAGATGTCGCGACCTAATAATTACCTGAATGTCCGTCTCGCAAGAATTGGCTAAAGCCGCAAAATTGCGGGCCAACTGTTCACGGTCTGCTTCATCAAATAACAATGCGTTGATGCCTTTGCATGACAGATACTTGCGCATACTACCGTCGGCAAGAATTACCAGACCTTCGTCATTATCATCACCAGGAATGGCGTGAATGAATGTAATATCCTGCCAGCTAGCGGCACCTCTTTGATCTTGCGGCGGTCCTGATTCACCATCAGTTGAAGCTCCTGGAAGTCCGCCAGGCAGCATTTCACGAATCATTTGCGGCAAGCCGCCTATAATAGCGCTGAAAAAATCACCCTGCGGCACATTGCGCAAGGACTGTCCATCTCCTGAATCTTTCAAGTTTCCCGCCATTTATCTCGCTACCCTCAATACCTACTGTTCTACCGCTATGTACGTCTCCTGTGTTTTCTTACCCGGTTCAACGATAGAGGCATCCAAATAAACAATTGCCGGTTCGCTCTTCGGCATATACTGGCGCGGCTGAATACCCAAGAGAAAGGCTAGCCTATTGCGCCACCAGACCATTGGTTTCATGGTAGGGGCTGCTACAAATACCGCAGCACCGCAGAGAATGCCTATGCCAACCCATGCGCCTAGCGGCACATTCGCGATTTTCAAGTCGGGCATCCAAGCAGCAACTTGCGAGCCGAAATAAAATGCTAAGGCGATAGCGACCACCATCACAGTCCATTGCAATAGGGTAAAACCGCGAATCTTAAGCGGTCTATTCATAACAATGACTTTGTGCACCACGGACATTAAGCACTAACCTCCGCTACAAAATCAATAGCCTGGCTATCATTAGCATCGCTCAAGCGCATTAGCTTTCTAGCCATTATAGCGAAATGAGAGGGCAGCCTGCCGACTATTTTCGAGAAGTATTCACGACTGGCGGCAAACTCGCCGGCACGTCTCAGTATCTCTGCTACCAAGTACTCGACTTCGGCTCTTTTATCAGCCGGACAAGAGCCGTCAACCATGGACTTGCTGAAGGCATCAGCTGCCAAACGTCTATATTCCGCAGCTTGCACCAGTGCATTTCTGTCATCTGCACACCAAGCGGCATAGAGATACAAATAAGCTACGTTGTAAAAACTACGCCCTTCTTTCTCGGCATTTATTGCTGCTTGACGAAACTGCAAATGAGCAGTCGTTACCGGCGCAGTTAAATATGCAGGCTCTTCGATCACTTCGAA contains these protein-coding regions:
- a CDS encoding ATP-binding protein, whose protein sequence is MAGNLKDSGDGQSLRNVPQGDFFSAIIGGLPQMIREMLPGGLPGASTDGESGPPQDQRGAASWQDITFIHAIPGDDNDEGLVILADGSMRKYLSCKGINALLFDEADREQLARNFAALANSCETDIQVIIRSRHLSVDEYLSRFQSQIKTKNDYLKWYADYTDKWFRRVQDVQFVPDREFIVVVSYQPPDTQNMTKPWSGRRSLQKHEEYVENLNRLVRTVAEQLRLSNLRPEAMKRKDVRNLIYADLNPSLASRDNEAPPSRPDISEASCLARSALRIADEHVWLDGRYVGTMYLQEPPHETWMGWLVDLLTLQVEYTLSMFIHTCDQDQVRKKLKNDVKYGLMSSAQMATPDIEGMESTRTAASAIHDFLRSANKAFDVGIYVNTYAHKPEQLAHNMDEIRRVFKNKGALLDRAQMLQLDAWQSTLAVGVDKLAIVNRMMAPVVGTFWPFFTAECGTPDGVPFGFAIASGEPVLLNPFFRGAGKDANNMFVVGTTGAGKSFAVSMMILRMLTLDTRFVLIDKTVDRFGAYRFITELLGPEMCAYVDLGPSAGLILNPFDLGPEDKPGEPSGDKISVLLQLLDIMLSPEGREELNVEEKSLLDGLIRVAYMDAGFRNTVPTMSDLARVTAQAANDEVDPVQRERLQQFARGLSLFTKTGAFGGLVDGYTNIDTEKHLIVFDTREVNEPRLERIAMFILAEFIRRKAAESKARGIRFGAIIDEAATLMRFKAGARLLDDLSRRARHYGMMLVCITQQLKDFFKQAEQADSVVKNSHMKILLRQDPSDLRLLKDVLRLTDAEVMAVENFARDEQKRRDSQALLIVGGVHGTIRLVPSHMDYWCCTSEPIHDIPRRLEMIREIKAKNPSISHTDACRQAVYYLALQMEG
- a CDS encoding DUF2225 domain-containing protein; this translates as MYVADIGVKCPICGVKFNSRQLPAVIDIGYRNSELRQFFKGVIPQYEEYFVITCPSCGRADWSTSFEVIEEPAYLTAPVTTAHLQFRQAAINAEKEGRSFYNVAYLYLYAAWCADDRNALVQAAEYRRLAADAFSKSMVDGSCPADKRAEVEYLVAEILRRAGEFAASREYFSKIVGRLPSHFAIMARKLMRLSDANDSQAIDFVAEVSA